The genomic DNA TATATCATAAGACCTAAATACATACATCAATCGGTCTGCCACGGATCATTATTGTCCAACATCTTGGACAAGATCAAATAATCAGGTTCCTTCACCGTACCATTCCGCAGCCTCCGCGGTTGCGGAGAGTATTCGTCCACTTCAAACCCGCAACGCTCATAAAAGCGCATTGCCTTTGTATTCGACTTGAAGACAGTCAACATGGTCTTCTCGAGGCCCACGCGCTGTCCGATATCCTCGCACGTCAGCATCAGCTGCCTCCCTAGACCCAGACCTTGTGCTTCTGGTGATAGGTGGATCTCATAGCAATAGATGACCTCTTTCCCATCCTCATATGTAACCATGAACGAAAGGAATCCTAGAATCGGCTCCTTTGCAGACGTGTTGTCTGAATTTCTAGCACCCCGACGCGCAATCAGGTACTTCATATCAGGCAACTTCATCTCCTTCCGTTTTTTTGACGGTGACCACCCCATACTAGATCCATTGTAAGCATTTGAAGAAGTCAACTCGATAAGACCAAAGCAGGCCTCGAAGTCCGTGGAGGGGATGGTCTTTGCGGTGTAGAGACCTAGCACGTAGTCCATTTCTTTGGATTTGTTGGGAGTAGAGTCATCTTTGCTTTTATATGTAGAAGTTTTCAACCTGAATGGTTCAGAGATCGTTGGCGCGTAGGTTGATTTGAATTGCTCGATTGAGAGGGCATTGGTGCGTTCAACTAGGGGGAGTGGTTGGTTTTCTAATATGTATTAGGCATATATCATCGGACTCATTGAATGTAGAATATGCAAAATGGATACATTGAAGACTTACGCTTATATTCTTTACTTTCTTTGTCGGACTGACTTGTCTGTCGCGTTGAGGAACGCCGCAATGACGATTTGTTCTTGGTGACTCGGCCGTCCTGGACGGACGGTGGCATTTCGCCTTGATGTGTATCGGAAATGAAAAATCAAATATAAATCGATTTAGAATGTTTGAGGTCAGAGATACCAAATTAAGATGGTAACTGGATTCAATTGATGAAGCTGATGTTGAAACGATGAGGATTTTCGGTGCGGGATCTGTATAAAGCTCCGCGCAAGCTGCGATTCATGATATACATCCGAAAACCACAAATTCACTGGGACCTCCAAGTTTCTTCATTTCAAGACAATGGCATTTAAAGTTTCGGAAAAGAAAGCAGCAAGCCAAATTTTCTGATGGAATAATTTGGTCTCTCTACATCTGATAACGATATATATTCTCGCTTATCCCTATACTATGTATAGTTCAGCTCATGAACTCTCCCTCTGCTTCGCAGCGAACTCCTCAGCACGTCGTTCGGCTTCCTCAGGGCCAAGCTCGCCAAAGATATCGATTCCCCAGCGGAATGGGTAGTTGTACCGCTGGTTTCGGTCGAGTTGATTAAGCGTCTCAAATTCGGCGTTAGGGATCGTAAAGACTAGAATCATTAGCTGACATAGGCCTATCCCAGAGAACGGAATGTATACCTTGAAAGTTGCTTTCAATCCGCGACGGAGTAACGCTCTTTGGTAGGACAGAGCTTCCCCGCTGAACGGCCCAGGAGATCAACACTGCGGCTGGGTCTTTTTCGAGCTTCTTTGCGATTTCTATAACGGTTGAATCGTCGACGACGCTGTTTACCGATGTTGTCAGCTGAGATGTTATAGTGGGAGAACGTGGTCCATACCGCGGGGCGTTGTAAATGTTGTTACCAAGCGGGCTGTAAGCAACAGGCAGAATGTTCTGTCATGCGAGCAATTagccctctttctctctcccctGTTGCAAAGGAAGTCTAACCTTTTCCTTCAGAAACTGGAACAGCGCCGGCTGCTGCAAATAAGGATGCGCCTCGATCTGGTTCACAGCAGGAGGAATCTCTGCTGTGTGGAGCAATTCCTGAATCTTGTCAACAGTGAGGTTGCTCACACCGATGCTGCGGATTTTGCCCGCCTTGACGAGCTTCTCAAGAGCTGCCCATGTATCGGAGATGGGGACGTCTGCTAGACGGAATCGTTTGGTGACGGGGTCTAGGGGGGTAAGGGTCTCGTTGGTATGTTCGAATGCAACTGGCCAGTGGACCTGGTGTTTTTAGGGACGAATCAACGAAAGACGATATTGGAAGGACATACCAGGTACAAATCGAGGTAGTCCGTCTGGAGATCGCTTAGGGTCTTGTTGACGGCTTCTTCCACATTCTCTGGGTGATGGTGCGTATTCCACAGCTTGCTGGTGATCTGCACATAATTAGAACGCGGCTTCTTCAATATTTCCTTGTGCCCATCGATATACGAACAAAGATCTCCTCGCGCGGTACGCCCGATTTCTTCCAACCACTTCCCACTTCGGTCTCGTTCAGGTAGCATGCAGCGGCGTCAATATGGCGATATCCGGTTTTGAGGGCATGTTCGACGGCGTTCTCGACTTCATGTGGTTTGGATAGCTATTGTAATCAGCAAGTGTCGGGATGCTATGCACAAACAAGTAGTGGTCTCTCACCCATGTTCCCAGTCCGACGACGGGAATATCGTATCCAGAGTTGAGCTTGAAGGTCGACATGTTGCGAAGACAGATGTGTAGGATTACTTTTGGTAGAGTACTGCTGGATCTTTGCAGGAAAGGAGATGGTTGTCGATAGATTCACGCGATGACGACCCCTCTTTCGGATCGTCGTATCAGCATGAGAATAATCCCTGGAGGGTGAGAAACTCATTTGGTGGTGCAATTGCGCCATCTTCTATTCTAGAATTCAATGAATTCGCGAATATGCTACTGACTATGGAATTTGCTAGCTTAGACTGAGGGACTATAAACATATTTCCTATCTTGGAAGATTGAGCATCCTCCGGTATCATGATTTTTGTCCATCCTCGCTCAGCACCTCAAGTTTATGAGATCGGAATTCCCCTGCGTATCACTTGAGTAGGACCGGTATAACGCGTACAAGCACATTGGACTCTATAACATCCTTCTGCAGGCTTATTTGCAGACAGTAGGATGCTGCAGGAGAGCTGCGAGGCACGTTCAGCTGCGTCGATCAGCAACAGACTTTAGCTGAAAGATGTAGCCATATATGTACTTTGCATCTGCACATTGCAAGAGGGATTTGCCGAAGGTAAACATCGGTATTAGAGAGATATATCTTTCGTCGTGCTGAAGATACGGAACAGAAGGCCATGGCGGGGCACTGCACGTGACTTTATTTTTTGGGGTTTAAACGGCTTTCACTTTTCAGACTTTGTTCTTCGACACCCCAGAACATGCTAAACAGCCACAATAATGCTAGCTCTATCACCGGTCATGGCCAATACCGACCGCTCTGACGATATCGGACGCTAATTCCTCCGTTTTTTCCCATGTCTGATTCAGTGAAAGTCTCCGAGTCCCTCTCCGACAAGTTCGATGACCACCGAAACGCGTGGAAAAAGGCAGCCATCAGGGTCAATTAATAATGCCGGAGAATGATCACCCTGGAAACACTGCCAGACAAGCGCCGGAGATGACTCGGGGACCAGCTTGGGCCTTAATAAGCATATCGTCACTGCGGGTGGAGCTTGTATAAAGGTTACATAGATGCCCCTCCGTCAAAACCGAGTTCACCGCTGCAAAAACCCAATCTCAATTTCTTCACAGAGTACTACGATATTTACAACAATGGCGCCCGCAAAGACACAGCAGTGGACCGTCCTGGACAAGGAGAACGGCTTTGACAGCCTTACCTTTGGCGAAGCAGACGTCCCCAAGGTCGGCGAGAATGAGGTGCTGGTCAAGTTCTACGCGGCCTCGCTGAACTACCGTGACCTGATCATTCCCAAGGTACGTCAATTGCCATAGCATCTTTAATTGAGACCCGATCGCATACTGATATGTTCAATTCTCTAGGGAATGTACCCCTTCGCCCTCAACTTCCCGGTCGTCCCAGGTTCCGACGGTGCTGGTGAGGTCGTTGAAGTCGGATCCAAGGTCGCGCAATTCAAGCAGGGTGACAAGGTGGCTACCCTGTTCAACCAGGGTCACCAGTACGGTCCTATCGACATCCCCGCTGCTCAGACCGGTCTCGGTGGTGTCATTGACGGTACTCTGCGCCAATACGGTGTTTTCAACGAGAACGGTCTTGTCAAGACCCCCAAGAACCTCAACTACCTCGAGTCGAGCACTCTCAGCTGTGCCGCTCTTACTAGCTGGAACGCCCTGTACGGTCTGAGGCCATTGAAGCCGGGTGAGACTGTCCTGGTGCAGGGAACTGGTGGTGTTAGCATGTTCGCATTGCAGGTAAGCTCCGCTCGTTCTATTTACGTCAATTCGCTGACACCGGTCTCTTGCTGGATATAGTTCGCCAAAGCCGCCGGTGCGACCGTCATTGCTACTACCTCTACCGAAGCGAAGGCCCAGAagctgaagcagctcggTGCCGATTACATTATCAACTACAAGTCCGACCCCAACTGGGGCCAGACGGCTCGCAAGTTCACCCCCAACAACGCTGGTGTCGATCACATTGTCGAGATTGGCGGTACTGGCACTCTTTCCCAGAGTTTCAAGGCCATCAAATTTGAGGGTGTGATCAGTATCATCGGCTTCCTCGATGGTGCGGACCCCAAGGGCCAGCCCAGCATCCTGGACTCGTTGAGCCACATCTGTACCGTGCGGGGTGTCTACGTCGGCAGCAAGGCCTTAATGAACGACATGGTCAAGGCCATTGAGGCCAACGACATCCGCCCGGTGGTTGACGAGAAGGTTTTCACTTTGGAGCAGGCCCGTGAGGCTTATGAGTACATGGTGAGTCTAGTTCTCTTAGATCTGCTGTATGCGGGGTATGTGCTAACAGTGATGCAGTGGGCTCAAAAGCACTTTGGCAAGTTGACCATCAAGGTCAACTAAATAACTAGCGATGAATTAATGCCATGAGTATATAGTTGCGAATAATAAACATACTACTTTTATATGTAAACAGCGATGGTCTCTGTATACCATTTCACCTGCAGGAGTGCAACCCCGCATCGCCACCAGAATGCATCACAACACCATCATTCGGACATCTCCTTACACCCTCGTCACTGTTATAGATCCCGTTGCTTACCATCTCAATTCAATTTATATAGAATTAAACTCCTCATATAAGCCATAGAACTGCCCCCGATGCAGGTCAACACCACCGAACCATTCTCCCTCCCCATTCTCGGGCCTCAACCCCACCAAAAACAGCAGAAGAAACCAGCATCGCAGCTACGCTTCATCCGTCCAGCACAGATGAGCCTGTTTGCTCGAGTATCCTGTTATCCGCCGCTGGGACAGGTAACATGTCCGCAGAGGATCCAGAAGGCGTTAGAGTTGGAGAAGGATGATACGGTGAGCTCACCACCGCCTCAAATATCTATGGAGGGAAATTAATAACGTGACTAGCTCCGGTTCACTGTGGTCATTGAATCAAGCGTCTCATTCCCAGAACAGCCATGGGAATCTGAGATCTACCATACCATCAGCACCACACCTGctaccagcaccaccacgaccTACAGTAGCAACACCCCCAGCAGCGCACCAGAATGGAAATCCCTCCCTCTCCGCAAAGTATCCACATCCAGAGCCCCAATGCTAAACGCCCAGAAAGGAGAATACGACTACTACCGCACCGTCTTCACAGAGGAAATCACCCTCCCGAACCAGGGCGGCTACGCGCAGTTCACAGTCAAGTACCGCTCCAGCCCCAACTCACCCTGGCAATGGGTCAACCAGCAGAAACCAGAGGAAGTCAGGAATGGGGAGTTGGTATTTGCGCCGAGGGATCAGAGTGCGCTTGCGATTGCTAATACTGCGGCTGCGACCGCTGCCGCGAGTGGTGCTggcggtgctggtggtggaggtATGTCGGGGACTCAGTCTACTCCGTCATGGTACTCGGCGCCGACGCCTTCGTACTCATCGTCATCGGCATCGTCGGGGGGTAGAAGTGAATTGGGGAAGTATTTCGAGAATCTGTCAtcggaggttgaggttgagtCGCGCGTGAGTGAGGCTGTTAATTCGGTGCTGTGGCAGGTATCTGGGAGTGTACCTCCAGCTGGGGAGACGGAGTCTACGGTTAAGGAGGTCGTGCTTGGTGTGCCGTCGTCTGTCGTGCGGAATTTCTCGCTGGTGCGGATATGGACGCCTTGGTTGGGGCCGAGGCATGGGAGGAAGACGTTTCAGTTGACGGAGGATGCAGTTCTGTGCTCATTTTTGAGGACGGATGGGACGCATCTTGTTCTTTTGGGGGTGTCTGGTGTTGATCATATGTTGACGCTGTTTCGGTCTGGTGAGAAGGGGGAGGTTATTGTCAAGGCTCAGAGTGACAATACGGAGACGACCAAGTTTAAGGTTCTGGCTGCTGTTGCTTACGATTTTGAAGTTGCTATGAGTGCTGTGATGTATGAAGCACGAAAGCTTGTCCGGGTCGCAAGCCAGGGGAgccaggaagaggagaagaaggatgagaagagcGAAGAAAAACCagctgaggaggaagaacgCCCGTCGAGCTCTGCATCGCCTACCGGAGACGACCTTGTTATGGTAGAGAAAGACCCTAAAGTGCAATGGCTAACGGAGTGGTACGACGGCCTGACGTACTGTACCTGGAACGGGCTGGGCCAGAACCTGACGGAGGAGAAGATCCTGCATGCCCTAGACGCACTGAAGTCCCACGGCATCAAGATAGTCAACCTCATTATCGACGATAACTGGCAAACCCTGGACAATGAAGGCGACTCGCAATTCAAACGGCGTTGGACGCAGTTCGAAGGTAACCCTCGCGCGTTCCCTGAAGGACTAAGACAAACCGTCCAGGCCATCCGACAGCGCCAACCAAGCATTGAGCATATCGCCGTCTGGCACGCCCTCTTCGGCTACTGGGGTGGCATCTCCCCCAATGGTGATCTCGCCCAGCGCTTCAAAACCAAAGAAGTCAAGATCAAGGACCCAGCCGCCGGAGCACCACTACCCCATGCCTTCGACAACGGCGTCCTGCTCGCCATCGAACCAGAAGACATCCAAACCTTCTACGACGAGTTCTACTCCTACCTAACCTCCGTCGGGATCGACTCCGTCAAAACAGACGCCCAATTCTTCCTAGATCTACTAGCAACTCCCGAAGACCGCCGCCGCTTCATCCCTTCCTACCAAGACGCCTGGTCTATCGCCTCCCTGAAACACTTCAGCACAAgatccatctcctgcatgTCCACCTTCCCACAGGCAATTTTCCACTCCCAGCTTCCCACAAACAAACCATCCATTCCCCTCCGCAACTCAGACGACTTCTTCCCAGCAATCAAGACAAGCCATCCATGGCACGTCTTCTGCAACGCCCACAACACCCTCCTCACCCGCTTCCTCAATGTCCTCCCAGACTGGGACATGTTCCAAACCTCCCACCCTTACGCCTCCTTCCACGCCGCCGCGCGCTGCGTCTCTGGCGGCCCAATCTACATCACCGACGAACCAGGCAAACATGACCTTGCCGTCCTCAACCAAATGACCGCCCCAACAACCCACGGCACAACCGTCATCCTCCGCCCCAGCATCGTCGGCCGCGCAATGGACATATACCACGACTACAATGAGGGCCACGTCCTCCCCGTAGGCACATACACAGGTCCAGCACGAACGGGGAGCGGAATCCTGGGCCTCTTCAACATCCAAGACTCCGAATCATGCAAACTCGTGTGCCTGAGAGATTTCCCAGGTATCCACGAGGGTTCGAACGGCCACTATGTCGTCCGCGCGCATACCAGCGGGCGCGTCTCCGACCCCATGCACCCCGCAGATGAAGACTCCCTCGTCATGGTCGAGCTCGGTCAAAAGGGCTGGGAAATTTTAACCTCCTACCCCACGCACTCCTTCACGCTGCGCGGGAGTCGCGGCTGCGGCTCTAAAACGAGTAACCTCACGCACGTCGCTGTCCTAGGCTTACTGGGTAAAATGACCGGTGCGGCAGCGATAGTCAGCTACGATGTGTTTATTGTTGAAAATGGACGGTTGAGGTTCGATATCGCGCTGAAGGCGCTGGGGACGCTGGGGATTTATTTCTCTGATTTGGAAGATCATAGTATTGCGAGGAACTTTATGGTGATGATTTCTGGGAGGGCGGTGCCGAGGAGGACGGTTTGGAAGGAGGGGGGTGAGGGGAGTAGGGTTTTGGCGGTTGATGTGTTGGGTGCGTGGAGGGGGATGGGGTTGGATAGTGGATGGGGGAATGAGGCTGTTGTGCAGGTTTTTGTTGGTTGATTTCCTTTTTGTACGTTATAATAGATTGAAGGCGTATTAGAGTAATCATCATAGAAGGATGCATCATTTCAATACAGGCCTCCATCCTCGTCTCGGTGTAAATCCTTGCACTCCTTCGTCTTTGAGGACATCACTTCCCAACCTCCCCGTAACCACACTTCGCTCCTTCTCAGGGCCTCTGAAATAGAATGGTTCAAAGCCCATTAATCCCCCAGTATCCGGATCCTTCTTCCGGATCCACATTTTCTTCCCTGACTGATATTCGAAACCAGAATTAACACGATCCAGCGTTATAAACCATCGTCGTTGGTGTATAGAGCCTATTGTATTCGTTGAGCCGGGGTAAGCATTGTTGAGGCGAATTTGGTGCTCCGCTTTGTCGTCGTCTGAGTCTGCTTTTGTGCTGGATTCTGGGGGTTCGGGGTTAGATTTGTGTGTTGTTGATGGTTGGTCTGGCGGTTTATAAgatggcgatggcggcgatgaaggagaggaaTCAGAAGAGGTGAGGGTCGGTTGGCTCTGTACTTTTGGCCGGGCACGTCTGCGTCGCTTCTGAGGCATTCGGAATGGTGTTTGGTGTGTGGTTTTGTCTTGTCGTAGGATGATGGTGTAGTTTGGTGGTAGACGGGTTCCATGTAATCGTAGACGGATTTTGCGCTTCAGGTACTTCAACACATGTTGGTCATATGCAAGTGTGACTAGAACTTACATTATGAAACGCTTCCCAGAGCTTCTCGCACTCGCTCTTATGATATTGCGCAGGACCGTCACTTTCCGAGCTCACAGAACGAGAGTCGTCCGTCTCCAGCATATTCGATTCCATCTGATAGGACAGTACTTCATACTCGCCCGTATCCCAAATAATCATACTCCCCGTGTTTGGAGAAGCTGTTTCAATAAGGTGGTTCTACACCCTTCTATCAGCTCCGGTCACCTgctcagaagaagaaaacataCCCAATAACAATGCACCCTCGTCTCAGTCGCATTCCGATTCAACCTTCGACTGTTTGGATCTCCCGGTAATCCATACATAACAGACCAACTAACAGAACTAGAGTCTGAAAACTGCAGCCTGAGATCATAATGCGGTCCTGCGATGGGATGGTCGTGTTGGTGAACCACGAAATGTCTCCCGTGGGGCCGTTCATTGCGCTGATACAAATCTGTCCAGTCTGTGATCTGAAGACGGGGTACCGCTGTTGATGTCGACGGACGAGTGCACTGACTCAGCCGAGAGGAGAAGATGCTCAAATGATCTTTGACTTGAACTTGGCCGGCTTCGATTGCTGCTAGGTTTGGAAGTGAACTCGTGCTAGTCGTGGACGCTACTTCAGCCGTATCTATGCTTCCATGTGGTATTGATGGTGGAATTGGAGGCGGTTTATCAGAACGTGAACGTCGTCTTGGAGGAGAGATAGGAGCATCCAGGCTAGTAATGATGGGCAGATTTCCGTTTCCCTCGTGGCATTCTTTCTTTGCTGGGGAACTTAATGTCTCCTTGTCCGCACTCAGGGTGCGTTTCATGATATAGCAAAGTTTGATTGGTCGACTCAGGGTGCTGAATATAAACTCATCGTCATTTTGTTGTATGTGTTATTTCGTACGATGTGAAATACGTTGCGAGATAAAGTgctcctttctttttgtcCATCATATGACGTCACGCGTCATGTGACATTCTATACCAGTGGTCCTTGATTTCGAATAGTAGCGGCTCTAAAGTTTTAGAATATATGTCGTGGGCATGTGCTCTGGCTAGTGGAGACTGCGTATGTGGATTGATCCTATGTCCACGCTGAGTTCAGTTTCAGTATGCTAAAACGTTGATGCTCTCATAGAAAAAGACTACATCTAG from Aspergillus chevalieri M1 DNA, chromosome 1, nearly complete sequence includes the following:
- a CDS encoding N-terminal L-serine N(alpha)-acetyltransferase NAT4 (COG:S;~EggNog:ENOG410PRMC;~InterPro:IPR016181,IPR039949,IPR000182;~PFAM:PF13508,PF08445,PF00583;~go_function: GO:0008080 - N-acetyltransferase activity [Evidence IEA];~go_function: GO:0010485 - H4 histone acetyltransferase activity [Evidence IEA];~go_function: GO:0043998 - H2A histone acetyltransferase activity [Evidence IEA]), which codes for MPPSVQDGRVTKNKSSLRRSSTRQTSQSDKESKEYKQNQPLPLVERTNALSIEQFKSTYAPTISEPFRLKTSTYKSKDDSTPNKSKEMDYVLGLYTAKTIPSTDFEACFGLIELTSSNAYNGSSMGWSPSKKRKEMKLPDMKYLIARRGARNSDNTSAKEPILGFLSFMVTYEDGKEVIYCYEIHLSPEAQGLGLGRQLMLTCEDIGQRVGLEKTMLTVFKSNTKAMRFYERCGFEVDEYSPQPRRLRNGTVKEPDYLILSKMLDNNDPWQTD
- a CDS encoding aldo/keto reductase (COG:C;~EggNog:ENOG410PFVQ;~InterPro:IPR018170,IPR020471,IPR036812,IPR023210;~PFAM:PF00248;~go_function: GO:0016491 - oxidoreductase activity [Evidence IEA];~go_process: GO:0055114 - oxidation-reduction process [Evidence IEA]), coding for MSTFKLNSGYDIPVVGLGTWLSKPHEVENAVEHALKTGYRHIDAAACYLNETEVGSGWKKSGVPREEIFITSKLWNTHHHPENVEEAVNKTLSDLQTDYLDLYLVHWPVAFEHTNETLTPLDPVTKRFRLADVPISDTWAALEKLVKAGKIRSIGVSNLTVDKIQELLHTAEIPPAVNQIEAHPYLQQPALFQFLKEKNILPVAYSPLGNNIYNAPRVVDDSTVIEIAKKLEKDPAAVLISWAVQRGSSVLPKSVTPSRIESNFQVFTIPNAEFETLNQLDRNQRYNYPFRWGIDIFGELGPEEAERRAEEFAAKQRESS
- a CDS encoding zinc-dependent alcohol dehydrogenase family protein (COG:Q;~EggNog:ENOG410PHTQ;~InterPro:IPR013154,IPR013149,IPR036291,IPR011032, IPR020843;~PFAM:PF00107,PF08240,PF13602;~go_function: GO:0016491 - oxidoreductase activity [Evidence IEA];~go_process: GO:0055114 - oxidation-reduction process [Evidence IEA]): MPLRQNRVHRCKNPISISSQSTTIFTTMAPAKTQQWTVLDKENGFDSLTFGEADVPKVGENEVLVKFYAASLNYRDLIIPKGMYPFALNFPVVPGSDGAGEVVEVGSKVAQFKQGDKVATLFNQGHQYGPIDIPAAQTGLGGVIDGTLRQYGVFNENGLVKTPKNLNYLESSTLSCAALTSWNALYGLRPLKPGETVLVQGTGGVSMFALQFAKAAGATVIATTSTEAKAQKLKQLGADYIINYKSDPNWGQTARKFTPNNAGVDHIVEIGGTGTLSQSFKAIKFEGVISIIGFLDGADPKGQPSILDSLSHICTVRGVYVGSKALMNDMVKAIEANDIRPVVDEKVFTLEQAREAYEYMWAQKHFGKLTIKVN
- a CDS encoding putative raffinose synthase protein Sip1 (COG:S;~EggNog:ENOG410PGI5;~InterPro:IPR017853,IPR008811,IPR013785;~go_function: GO:0003824 - catalytic activity [Evidence IEA]) — protein: MQVNTTEPFSLPILGPQPHQKQQKKPASQLRFIRPAQMSLFARVSCYPPLGQVTCPQRIQKALELEKDDTLRFTVVIESSVSFPEQPWESEIYHTISTTPATSTTTTYSSNTPSSAPEWKSLPLRKVSTSRAPMLNAQKGEYDYYRTVFTEEITLPNQGGYAQFTVKYRSSPNSPWQWVNQQKPEEVRNGELVFAPRDQSALAIANTAAATAAASGAGGAGGGGMSGTQSTPSWYSAPTPSYSSSSASSGGRSELGKYFENLSSEVEVESRVSEAVNSVLWQVSGSVPPAGETESTVKEVVLGVPSSVVRNFSLVRIWTPWLGPRHGRKTFQLTEDAVLCSFLRTDGTHLVLLGVSGVDHMLTLFRSGEKGEVIVKAQSDNTETTKFKVLAAVAYDFEVAMSAVMYEARKLVRVASQGSQEEEKKDEKSEEKPAEEEERPSSSASPTGDDLVMVEKDPKVQWLTEWYDGLTYCTWNGLGQNLTEEKILHALDALKSHGIKIVNLIIDDNWQTLDNEGDSQFKRRWTQFEGNPRAFPEGLRQTVQAIRQRQPSIEHIAVWHALFGYWGGISPNGDLAQRFKTKEVKIKDPAAGAPLPHAFDNGVLLAIEPEDIQTFYDEFYSYLTSVGIDSVKTDAQFFLDLLATPEDRRRFIPSYQDAWSIASLKHFSTRSISCMSTFPQAIFHSQLPTNKPSIPLRNSDDFFPAIKTSHPWHVFCNAHNTLLTRFLNVLPDWDMFQTSHPYASFHAAARCVSGGPIYITDEPGKHDLAVLNQMTAPTTHGTTVILRPSIVGRAMDIYHDYNEGHVLPVGTYTGPARTGSGILGLFNIQDSESCKLVCLRDFPGIHEGSNGHYVVRAHTSGRVSDPMHPADEDSLVMVELGQKGWEILTSYPTHSFTLRGSRGCGSKTSNLTHVAVLGLLGKMTGAAAIVSYDVFIVENGRLRFDIALKALGTLGIYFSDLEDHSIARNFMVMISGRAVPRRTVWKEGGEGSRVLAVDVLGAWRGMGLDSGWGNEAVVQVFVG
- a CDS encoding uncharacterized protein (COG:S;~EggNog:ENOG410PMS3;~InterPro:IPR014144;~PFAM:PF13298) produces the protein MKRTLSADKETLSSPAKKECHEGNGNLPIITSLDAPISPPRRRSRSDKPPPIPPSIPHGSIDTAEVASTTSTSSLPNLAAIEAGQVQVKDHLSIFSSRLSQCTRPSTSTAVPRLQITDWTDLYQRNERPHGRHFVVHQHDHPIAGPHYDLRLQFSDSSSVSWSVMYGLPGDPNSRRLNRNATETRVHCYWNHLIETASPNTGSMIIWDTGEYEVLSYQMESNMLETDDSRSVSSESDGPAQYHKSECEKLWEAFHNRKIRLRLHGTRLPPNYTIILRQDKTTHQTPFRMPQKRRRRARPKVQSQPTLTSSDSSPSSPPSPSYKPPDQPSTTHKSNPEPPESSTKADSDDDKAEHQIRLNNAYPGSTNTIGSIHQRRWFITLDRVNSGFEYQSGKKMWIRKKDPDTGGLMGFEPFYFRGPEKERSVVTGRLGSDVLKDEGVQGFTPRRGWRPVLK